In Oryza sativa Japonica Group chromosome 3, ASM3414082v1, one DNA window encodes the following:
- the LOC107278712 gene encoding kinesin-like protein KIN-5B gives MAQTPNPSRRSLVGPPPHPFLTPRPERRQLELRWADGGSQSSARRSGVGLTGGGGGGGGGSEMKDCEANVQVVLRCRPLSEEEQRANVQSAISCDDLKREVTVLHSLFKQADKTFTFDKVFGPKAQQRSIYDRAVKPIVKDVLEGYNCTVFAFGQTGTGKTYTMEGEMRQKASELSATAGVIPRAVRDIFDILEERKADYSMKVTFLELYNEEITDLLALEDQSRFPEDRQKRAISLMEDRKGGAVIRGLEEVVVYSASEIYNLLEHGSARRRTADTALNKQSSRSHSVFSIYIHVKETTVGNQELLKCGRLNLVDLAGSENIARSGAREGRAREAGEMNKSLLTLGRVITALVEHSVHVPYRDSKLTRLLRESLGGKAKTCIIATVSPSIHCLEETVVTLDYAYRAKSIKNKPEANQKVCKSVILKDLYQEMERMKQDVKAAREKNGIYIPQERFALEEAEKKTMRDKIEYLETQNKELKMNIESCKKEYLDLEEAHSRANISLKEKEFIISNLLHAEQSIVERAKDIRGALENASGDISALVDKLGRQSNTEAENKGLLFDFRSQLDHGLDLLHDTVVGCVCEQRQFLESMNEQNKIYFSAKSESTSQLERRIAKAKDIYASGVQCMNQLANTLHQRSIAHSEQMGLNILSHATRAANFLAVMVSEAEQVSNDVFKSISELKELLAFSADQQEVMFKRDLVSAQVMSKTSIDFFEDIRGHASRLIEHMEQSQAESSSQLLKFEEDFKELSVREEQAALDKIAGILAGLTAKKSTMVLDCVGQLNGKCREEQKHLKLQISNLQKVSDSGGKEAAAYAAKVESQFSEDKLSHCKIKDQMEDILQQSLKKTVHSVSYWSHTETSLEHLNKISVVEADDFIEETRKENESILQKMLIVSTQNDAKFAAITSDMLTAVKDSHLRDSESRMRIETVFATSSDHLEMLDTKHSQGTESIRSMTAKCLERDYKANSPVRRRPGELMTNAYSLESIEQLRTPVPDLVVKFRSENNLDEVDKGKRYVDQGTRTPRSPLMPVNHYNK, from the exons ATGGCGCAGACGCCGAACCCTAGCCGGAGGTCGTTGGtggggccgccgccgcacccgttCCTGACGCCGCGGCCGGAGCGGCGCCAGCTGGAGCTGCGCTGGGCGGACGGGGGCTCGCAGAGCTCCGCGCGCCGCAGCGGGGTCGGGTTaaccggaggaggcggcggcggcggcggcgggagcgagaTGAAGGACTGCGAGGCCAACGTGCAGGTTGTGCTCCGGTGCAG GCCACTAAGCGAGGAGGAGCAGAGAGCGAATGTGCAGAGTGCCATCTCTTGCGATGACTTGAAGAGGGAGGTCACTGTGTTGCACAGCCTATTCAAGCAAGCAGACAAGACGTTCACCTTTGATAAG GTTTTTGGTCCAAAAGCTCAGCAAAGGTCGATATATGATCGTGCTGTTAAGCCGATCGTTAAAGATGTGCTTGAGGGCTACAATTGTACTGTATTTGCCTTCGGGCAAACTGGAACTGGGAAAACATATACGATGGAGGGAGAGATGAGGCAGAAG GCCAGTGAACTGTCAGCTACTGCTGGTGTCATCCCAAGAGCAGTGCGCGATATCTTCGATATTTTGGAAGAACGAAAGGCTGACTATAGCATGAAGGTAACCTTCTTGGAGCTCTACAATGAAGAAATCACAGATCTGTTGGCCTTAGAGGACCAGAGCAGATTCCCTGAAGATAGACAGAAGAGGGCAATATCTCTCATGGAAGATCGCAAAGGCGGGGCAGTCATCAGAGGCCTTGAAGAGGTCGTTGTCTACAGTGCTAGTGAGATATACAATCTTCTAGAACATGGGTCAGCTAGGAGGCGTACTGCTGACACTGCACTAAATAAGCAAAGCAG CCGATCACATTCTGTCTTTTCTATATACATCCATGTCAAAGAAACAACAGTAGGGAATCAGGAACTCCTGAAGTGCGGGAGATTGAACCTTGTAGACTTGGCAGGATCAGAGAATATTGCTCGGTCAGGTGCAAGAGAG GGTAGAGCAAGAGAAGCAGGAGAGATGAATAAGAGCTTGTTAACCCTGGGTCGTGTTATTACTGCACTTGTGGAACATTCGGTTCATGTGCCATACAG GGACAGTAAGCTCACCAGACTGCTAAGGGAATCTTTAGGTGGAAAAGCCAAAACGTGCATAATAGCTACGGTTTCTCCCTCCATCCATTGCCTAGAAGAAACAGTAGTTACACTTGATTATGCTTATCGTGCTAAAAGCATAAAAAACAAGCCAGAG GCAAACCAAAAAGTTTGCAAATCTGTAATACTCAAGGATCTCTACCAGGAAATGGAAAGAATGAAACAAG ATGTAAAAGCTGCAAGGGAAAAGAATGGAATTTATATTCCTCAGGAAAGGTTTGCTCTTGAGGAGGCAGAGAAAAAG ACAATGAGGGATAAAATAGAATATTTGGAAACTCAGAATAAAGAGTTGAAG ATGAATATCGAAAGTTGCAAGAAGGAATATCTTGATCTTGAAGAAGCTCATTCTAGGGCTAACATTTCGCTCAAGGAAAAGGAGTTCATAATATCAAACTTACTGCATGCTG AGCAATCAATTGTTGAACGTGCAAAGGATATACGCGGTGCCTTGGAGAATGCATCTGGGGATATCTCTGCTCTTGTAGATAAACTTG GAAGGCAATCCAACACTGAAGCTGAAAATAAAGGGCTGCTATTTGATTTCCGGTCTCAATTGGATCACGGTCTTGACCTTCTGCACGACACAGTTGTTGGATGTGTTTGCGAACAACGTCAGTTTTTGGAATCTATGaatgaacaaaacaaaatatactTCTCAGCAAAATCTGAG TCAACGAGCCAATTGGAGAGAAGAATAGCAAAAGCCAAAGATATATATGCCTCTGGAGTTCAGTGCATGAATCAGCTTGCTAATACTCTACACCAGCGTTCTATTGCACACTCTGAGCAGATGGGTCTAAACATATTGTCTCATGCAACAAGAGCTGCCAAT TTTCTAGCAGTGATGGTTTCAGAGGCTGAGCAAGTATCAAATGACGTTTTTAAGTCTATTTCTGAACTCAAGGAACTATTAGCTTTTTCCGCTGATCAGCAAGAAGTA ATGTTTAAAAGAGATCTTGTATCAGCACAAGTCATGTCCAAGACATCGATTGATTTCTTCGAAGATATCAGGGGTCATGCGTCTAGGCTTATCGAACATATGGAGCAAAGCCAAGCAGAAAGCTCGTCCCAGCTCCTTAAATTCGAGGAGGATTTTAAG GAACTCTCTGTTCGAGAAGAGCAGGCTGCTCTTGATAAGATTGCTGGAATTTTAGCGGGCTTGACAGCCAAGAAATCTACAATG GTATTGGACTGTGTAGGACAGCTGAACGGGAAATGCAGAGAAGAGCAGAAACATCTTAAATTGCAAATTTCCAACCTACAAAAGGTTTCAGACAGCGGAGGAAAGGAGGCCGCAGCCTATGCTGCAAAGGTAGAGAGCCAGTTCAGTGAGGATAAGTTATCACATTGTAAAATTAAAGATCAAATGGAAGACATCTTGCAGCAAAG CTTGAAGAAAACTGTACATTCTGTTTCTTACTGGTCACATACCGAAACATCTTTAGAACATCTGAATAAGATCTCAGTGGTGGAAGCTGATGATTTTATTGA agaaacaagaaaagaaaatgaaagcaTATTACAGAAGATGCTGATTGTTTCTACACAGAATGATGCAAAGTTTGCCGCCATTACATCTGACATGTTGACTGCTGTCAAGG ATTCTCACTTGCGCGATAGTGAAAGTAGAATGAGAATAGAAACTGTGTTTGCCACTTCCTCAGACCATTTGGAAATGTTAGACACAAAACACAGTCAAGGCACCGAATCTATAAGAAGCATGACAGCCAAATGTCTTGAAAGGGATTATAAG GCGAATAGTCCAGTTCGGCGTCGTCCAGGGGAGCTAATGACTAATGCGTACAGTTTAGAATCAATCGAGCAATTGAGAACCCCTGTACCAGATTTGGTGGTGAAATTCAGATCAGAGAACAATTTGGATGAAGTGGACAAAGGAAAGCGATATGTGGATCAAGGGACACGTACTCCTAGAAGTCCTCTCATGCCAGTCAATCACTATAACAAGTGA
- the LOC4332437 gene encoding E3 ubiquitin-protein ligase CSU1, whose product MPQRHSKNNNDLAFFTYEEKRKLGYGTQRERLGKDSIKPFDACCLCLKPLIHPLCCPKGHTFCKECILECLLAQKKDIKRKLAAHEAQKKLEKEEEDEKRMLQKSKELDAFDQQNHGAVPQYHDRSGSEDKNGFHGANSVKVTSFEEEALRNMKAFWLPSATPEATAKVEAPSTDTICPEGQEKLKLKSLFPISFTEENTDQKNKKSVEKSYMCPSCKSTLTNTMSLVTISTCGHVFCKKCSDKFLVTDKVCLVCNKPCKERNFVPLEKGGTGFAAHDERLEARDFKHLGSGSGLGLVKPAPKNY is encoded by the exons ATGCCGCAGCGGCACTCGAAGAACAACAACGACCTCGCCTTCTTCACGTACGAGGAGAAGCGGAAGCTCGGGTACGGCACGCAGCGGGAGCGCCTCGGCAAGGACTCCATCAAGCCCTTCGACGCCTGCTGCCTCTGCCTCAAGCCGCTCATCCACCCGCTCTGCTGCCCCAAGGGCCACACCTTCTGCAAGGAGTGCATCCTCGAGTGCCTCCTCGCCCAGAAGAAGGACATCAAGCG CAAACTTGCTGCTCATGAGGCCCAGAAAAAGCTggagaaggaagaggaggatgaGAAGCGTATGCTGCAAAAGTCCAAGGAGTTGGACGCTTTTGATCAGCAGAATCATGGAGCCGTCCCCCAATACCACGATCGCAGCGGCTCTGAAGACAAGAATGGTTTTCATGGAGCAAACAGCGTGAAGGTTACTTCCTTTGAGGAGGAAGCCCTTCGCAACATGAAGGCATTCTGGCTTCCATCAGCTACACCTGAAGCTACTGCCAAAGTAGAAGCTCCCTCCACTGACACAATCTGCCCCGAGGGACAGGAGAAGCTCAAGTTGAAATCGCTCTTCCCTATCTCCTTCACTGAAGAAAACACCGACCAGAAAAACAAGAAGTCGGTGGAGAAGAGCTACATGTGCCCCAGTTGCAAGTCTACCCTAACAAACACCATGTCCCTGGTGACGATCAGCACGTGTGGCCATGTCTTCTGCAAGAAGTGCTCTGACAAGTTCCTTGTAACTGATAAGGTCTGCTTGGTGTGCAACAAACCGTGCAAGGAGAGGAATTTCGTTCCTTTGGAAAAAGGAGGAACTGGATTCGCTGCCCATGATGAGCGTCTAGAGGCGAGAGATTTCAAGCATTTGGGGAGTGGTTCTGGACTGGGTTTAGTGAAACCTGCCCCAAAGAACTACTAG